A genomic segment from Deltaproteobacteria bacterium encodes:
- a CDS encoding OmpA family protein, giving the protein MRVEKRLCLLVLGLSLFFFGCTSMATKQAIQGDYDNTLRLFNKLPHNAKECAPQAYAKTEATLAHVEHEISEQDWRNAKKYIPSADELVRNTKRLVKRKCPPKPATPPPPPPPPPVTEKPSFTLEGITFDFDQATIRPSSEPTLQEAGKLMERFPSIKVRVEGYTDSIGSEVYNQKLSEKRADSVKAYLEQHYKIDPGRIESVGFGESKPIADNKSDEGRKRNRRIKFVITEQ; this is encoded by the coding sequence ATGAGAGTTGAGAAACGATTGTGCTTGCTTGTGCTCGGTCTTTCTCTGTTTTTCTTCGGCTGCACCTCGATGGCGACGAAGCAGGCCATCCAGGGGGACTATGACAATACGCTGAGGTTGTTCAATAAACTTCCGCACAACGCAAAGGAGTGTGCCCCGCAGGCGTATGCAAAAACCGAAGCGACACTGGCGCATGTCGAACATGAAATCAGTGAGCAAGACTGGAGAAATGCAAAAAAGTATATCCCGTCTGCGGATGAACTGGTTCGAAATACGAAAAGGTTGGTGAAACGGAAATGCCCGCCCAAACCGGCGACGCCTCCACCGCCTCCGCCGCCTCCACCTGTGACGGAGAAACCGAGCTTTACCCTGGAAGGGATTACCTTTGATTTCGATCAGGCCACGATCCGGCCCTCGTCGGAACCGACCCTGCAGGAAGCCGGCAAGTTGATGGAACGGTTTCCATCCATCAAGGTTCGTGTTGAGGGCTATACGGACAGCATCGGTTCAGAGGTTTATAATCAAAAACTTTCGGAGAAAAGGGCTGATTCCGTGAAGGCCTATCTGGAACAGCATTACAAGATTGATCCGGGCCGGATAGAGTCTGTCGGTTTTGGGGAGAGCAAGCCGATTGCCGATAACAAAAGCGACGAAGGCCGGAAGCGGAACCGGCGAATCAAATTTGTGATCACCGAGCAATAA
- a CDS encoding DUF4398 domain-containing protein: MKRWSGLSVFLLAALLTGGCAVYTPKDIHAVEELIQQAQAAGARKKAAYDYYSAVEHLNVAREELSESDDGSAKVFGDKARAMAEKALQKSK, from the coding sequence ATGAAGCGATGGTCGGGATTGTCCGTTTTTTTGTTGGCTGCTCTGCTGACGGGTGGTTGTGCAGTGTATACTCCAAAGGATATTCACGCGGTTGAGGAACTGATTCAGCAAGCACAGGCCGCCGGGGCGCGGAAGAAGGCCGCCTATGATTATTACAGCGCCGTGGAACATCTCAATGTTGCGAGAGAAGAATTATCCGAGTCGGATGACGGGAGTGCAAAGGTCTTTGGTGACAAGGCGCGGGCGATGGCGGAAAAGGCTCTGCAAAAATCTAAATAA